The stretch of DNA ATTACAGATTAAGATTAAACTGTTGACAAAAAATGTTGACATCATCACATTTAAATCTATTACTTAATATACTGAGCTATAACCACACAAATGTACTTATAATAAACAttagaaaatgtcaaaattccttcattctgtttttttaatacactgcaaaaattatttttcaaaactgtgaataaaaaacaatacaacaatattattggagtacattttacaagtaaATActattttcatctttttttatttcacttttattgCAATGCCTTACTTgccattctttgtaattatgtttgaaatttactagcaatttctgaatacatttttttatacatcaaattttttcagtgtactgaTGATCTACTATGATGATTAtgaaaatgaacgaaatgataGCTATTATAATGAACAACATGTTGTGGGGCAATATATGCTTTTAACATAATTGGCAAGAATCTAAACTTTAGATTTTAAAGGTATTGTCTTTGAAATGCATTGCATTTTAATCCTGCTTCAttgaaatgtaaatgaaattatAGTCTTTAGTTTGCTACATATTTAAGAATTTTCAAAGGCATTCTCAATTCAGTTCTGAATGGTGCACAACCATAGCAAACATGTGGCATATTTTGGCCAAACCCTATAAAatatcctaaaaaaaaattttgtttgtttttttttgtgcttgttttgcttttacattttacatttttattcatctatagcagacacttttatccaaagcaagtTTTTCATAATAGATTTACACTGGTATTGTAAGGGAAAATGCTATAAAAGTCAgaatgaaaacacattttaggcaaGGTAATCTAAATAAAGGCGTGTAAAGTTATAAACAGCTGAAAAACTGATTCCCGTATCTTCTGTCAACagttgtatatttaaaaaaaggagtTGAGTATGACCAATTTCtctgaaaatgtttgtttgagGAGATTAAAGGATGCAAGTGAAATAGCCAAAGCCTTAATTAGAAGGAAGTGTTCCATGTGTGTTTATTGAATCTGTGTTGATCTATCATTAAAGCCTGCTGCTGTTATCTGTTGACAATGTAAATGTACTGCTTTGGAACAGGCTGTTCATATCTAGCGTTACTTACCAAACAGTCTGGGGCCATTTGTTTGAGGATCGAGGGCAAAACAGCTTGTTCTTGTTAGAAGGCAGAAGGCAAACAGCCCTGGATGATAGATAGAAAACCGCTCAAATTaaatcttaaaggaatagttaaaaaaaaaaatgatttgctcaacatttactcaccctcgggCCATCCAAGAAGTAAAGTTGTAAGTTtctttctttatcagaacagatttggagacatTTATAGttaaatcacttgctcaccagtgaatgggtgccgtcataATGAGAGTCCAAAACAGCAGATAAAATTACACTCGATTAAAGTTACAACGCCttattgatggatttgtttctaatAAACACAtagctttttacttcacaagacattgattgactggagttgtgtggattattgtgatgtttttatccgCTGTTtggacggcacccattcactgcagaggatccatgaTTGGTGAGCTAGTGATGTAATgcttaatttctccaaatcgATTGTTATGaaaaactcatctatatcttggatggcccgAGTAAATCttaagcaaattttaatttttaggtgaaatattcctttaaatggtGCTGTCTGCTGTGTATAGCATTTAACAGAGCAtccttaaatatatacacaaagcATGAAGTATGTGATTAAAATGATCCCGTCTAAGGTGTAACATCACAAAATAATGAGAGAAAGAACAGAAAATCCACAAGAATGCAGCTATAATCCTTCTTAACCACTTGGCAGAGGTGAGAATCACATGATTACCACATTGTAGCCTACAAATTTAAATTCTTGCTTAGTACTTCCAGAAAAAAAGACACTGTACTCAGCGAGGTAAGAATCTTTCGTTTATTTCAACTACTAAAGCTCAAAAGTCATATAAATATGCAAGGTGAAATCTACagcaggcattattcaaatcgACAGccttattcaataaataatatggagggattaaaaaaaaaaacttaaggcAGCATGTCCATAAATTGCTGGTGACGTATCAGTAAACCGTTAATAGTGCTTTTAATAAAGATAAACTGACACAACAAGTCAGTGTAAAGTGCGTTTAGGTCAGTTTACACAAACaggtttaaataaatgtaaagggAAAACAAACTGAAACGACCCATTTCAGAGTGACTGAACTGCAGAAGAACAGCCATTACTGATGGTAACAACTCACAATAACTCATCTTTGTGCCAAGACACATGTccgataaataaataagtgtgaCTCATTCTATATCAGGCAAATATTTGTAAAGCAAACCTGTGCGTATGTCTAAGGTTCATACGGACAGAGTTCAAGTGGTTCATCGAGGTTCAGAACATATTACCAATTGCATATTTAAGCACACATAATTCAGAACTTAACGGAACAAACCTTGATATGAGCACGCGAAAATATTGAGACACACTGCTGACCCTGTGTTTTACTTTTAGAAGTACATTGTACATTGTCAACAACAAAGTGCAAAgggttttaaagggatagtttgccCCCCGAAataaaatcctgtcatcatttacttatccttgtgttgttccaaaaaatatagatatttgGCAGAATGTTCAccctgctcttttccatacaatgaaagcgAATAGGATGCAACAATAAATGACATTCGGCATCATTCACATTCATGTCAAGTGGAGCTAAAGAAGAAGATTTTCAGGAAATAACTACTTCAATTTCAGTGTTGTCCTCTTACAAATCTACCATGTGACTTCAAATATAGTATTAACGCCATATGTACTCATTTTATGGTGTTTCACTGCAGTCATTTAGCATGGATTTCAAAAGATTATACATCATGAATGCGTATGGAATGTATGGAAAAGAGTGACTTTGCGAATCAAAAAAACTCCTTTTATGTTATATGGAAAAATGCCGTTATTGCTTTGCAACggcatgagtgtgagtaaatgatggaatTGACATCAAGCTCAGGTCCTGACCAGCAGTCTATTATTATGTTATCTGCTATACTCTCTATATGATAAAATAGTACTGTCTCAACAGTGGTatcttgattaaaaaatatctgTCGTCTTCACTAAAGAATATTGACTTTAAGAAACTACAAAACCGCTAAAAATACtgtcatatactgtacatactgcATACAGTAAGGTCCTAAAATGAAAGACCTAAGACTTTCgatatatattattacagtaatacaGCTTCTTTGGTATCTAATGCAGCAATTATTTGTAGCAAACATATAAAATCACTATAATATGCAATCAGCTCTTATTTTTTGTGCTGTTATACCATTTCCTTACGGCCACCCCACTAGTGCTGCTAATCACACACAGCGCTCCTCCCAGACTCCACCATGTCGGTTTGCGGTTGAGGAAAAGGAACTGCAGAATGAATGCCAGGACCACATCCATCGTCCTCATCAGTGCAACAGGTCCAGCTTTCTCAATCTGCAGGGCTTTGGTGAGGAACGTCTGACCGGCAATACCGAGCAGCCCGATGGCCATGAGCATCCACCTGTCCCAGCCGCAGTACGGAATGGTCCATTCGTCCAAGATGAACAAAAGAATGACACACTCGATGAGTCCCACGACTGCATAGTACCACACAGAGAGGTAGTAATGAACACTTTTCCCTATTTTTCTCAGAATGACCATAGTGCAAGCCGCTCCGATCGCCCCTGCGAAGGCAGCCACCGTGCCTTTGATGTGATTGGTGTAGTCTCCTTCGATCCCAGACAGCTCTCCACCAAAGATGAAGGGAGGTCTGGCTATCAGTATGACGCCAGTGAGCGTAAACACGGTAAAAACGATGTCCCATATAGTGCACCTCTCCTTGAGGAAAATCCAAGCCAGCAAGGATGTGAAGACTGGATTACTGAACATTATAACTGTGGCATCCGCTAGGGGCATCTTTAGAACTGCATAATACAACAAGATCATTGCGTTGGAGCCCAGGAACCCTCTGAAGAACAGGTAGATTCGCATACCTCTTGGTCCCAAAAAGCCagtactgaaaaaataaaggttGTAGGTTATTCCCACATCGTGGAGTCAAATTAATATTGAATCCAACTACAGGGTGAAGAGATTGATACttgtaatatattaaatattcaaaagtAGCATTATAGATTGATACttactttttatggattttATGGATTCTTTTAATGTATCAGATTCATACTTGTATTATAAAGCCTTACCTGTAAGATATCAGATCCATACTTGTATTATAGAGTCTTACTTGTATTATATAAGATAGATATAGATTTTTGTAATATATCAGATACATATctgtattttaaattcaaacttGTAACATCAGACTCATACTTGTATTGTAGATTCTTACTTGTAATATATCAGATTCATActtgttttatacatttatatttttattatatattcttACTTGTAATATATCAGATTTGTACTTGTATTAAACATTCATACTTGTATTATATATTCTTACCTGTAATTTATCAGATTCATACTTGTATTATACATTCATATTTGTACTATAGATTCTTAATTGTAATATATCAGATTCGTACTTGTATTATACATTCAAACTTGTAATATATCAGTCATACTTGTTTTACAAATTCATacttgtattatatatttttacttgaaatacattagatttatatttgttatatactATCATACTTGTATTATATCTTCTTGTAATATATCAGATTCATAATTGTATTATACATTACATTCATACTTGTACTATAGATTCTTACTTGCAATATAACAGATTCATACTTGTATTATACATTCAAACTTGTAATATATAAGATTAATACTTGTATTCTAAATTCATACTTGTATTATATATTCTAACTTGTAATATACtagatttatatttgttttacttAATTGTAATATATCAGATTCTTACTTGTATTATAGATTCATACTTATACTATAGATTCTTGTAATATATCAGATTTATACTTGTATTATATATTCATACTTGTGTCATAACAGATTCATACTTGTTTCATAGATTCTTGTAATATATCATAATTATGCATGTAATATCTCATAGATTTATATTCATATGATAGATTCATACTTGTAATATATCATAGCTGGCATGACAAACAGCATCTGGAAGAAGCACCGAATTGCACTGATTTCGATGGCGTGCAACCCCTCAATTCTCTTCACAAGAAGAGCTGCAGCAGAGAAGAAGACGGATGCTAACAAGGCATACAGGAGGCCCAGCCCTGGACATGCTGGTTTCTTTTCTGTGGATGAGTATAACAAAACAGCTTAACATCACACCTGTTAGTCAATTACACATAAATCAGATGGgatgctgaattattattagttttgaAAAGCCACTAAATGCCGACAATTCAAGTAAATTATCCTTGTGACCAAGGCTGAgcaaaattcagatttgaagaacTTGTTCCTTTTCAATTCCTGAGTGTGAATTTAAATTTGGCCACCAACCACAGAAGGGAAAATTCGAATGACAAGAAAATAAATTTACTGAATTGCAAAACTGGAATTTGAATTTCCTTTGCATTTAGGTACTTCAAGCTTAAATTGCTACAATAGTAGGAAAATTCAAGTTCaagagacattttattttttttttaatgctttttatatAGAACTGTactaaattacatgttaaattGACTTTTTCCACAActcttacaaaaattaaccacgGTTACCATTGATAAACCATCGtcaccacaaattaaccatggttttgctacactaaccatagattaaccatggtatttgtagtaaaactgtggttatacaaatggtaatcaacatgccaaaaaaccatggttactacacttttactataataaaaccaatCTTCTTAAGGTAATGTTTATTCACTGGAGCACCTTATGAAAGCACTTTAGCAccacagtcattttagacaaaCCATTTGCACAAATGATGGAAATGAGACATGAGAAGTACACAGCATGATTTGGCTTTGTGGGGTGTGATCTGAATTTTGATCTTGGTGTGGAATGAGATGGAAGGAGCAAAACAGCATGAATCTCAACACACTGTTGGTGATTCTGTGTAACTTTGACACTGAAGTGATATCAAATGTGACGGCAAGGATTACGCAACTTTACTACCTGTCAGTGAGCTGGGCTCATGCTCAATCAGGTTGTGTGGTTGCCAACATTGGACAAACGCCAAATTGTATCAAATGTCTCTTGAGGACCTGGCCTCACACATAGATCATGGGCCCTGGAACATAACACATACCCAACAATATGGGTTTGagttaaaacaaacaatttCACCTGACTGTTTAGAGAGAACATTgcggaaagaaaaaaaacatactgtttCCTGGTGTGATTCACACTTAGCAATTCCCACAAAGCCAGTATTGTTCTTTATGATAAGAATTTCTGGTTAACCTCTCCCTGTGAAAATATGCAATCTgccatttcctttttttaaaagacaagatgacaaattaaaatagtatgaaaaacaaacaaaaaaatttacatGGTAAGCACAGTTTCCTACAAACGAGTGTTACAGTTGCATTCCGGAAATAAAAATTCCATTCATTTCTCAATTGGGAAACTGATTTTAAAAGACTGAACTTCTAAACCTCTAAAGACAGACTTCTTAAatttccaacaccaaaactacTGAAAAGTGGACGGGACTTGTTGTACTTTATTGTATTATACACAACTCCGGGAAATTAGCCACCGTcatcaaaaatacacaaataaatccCATATTAATTTATAAGAATTGAACAGTAGAAATAATAATTGCAACAACTTTATTTTTGGTTGACAGGCGGCTATAAGTAACCTCGGAAACAATGGTTACTGTGGTAACTGTGTGTAAGGGACTTGATACAATGTAACTGTTCTGTCAGCTTTTATAAAAAGAAGTTACCACTGTAACTCTGTCATTCATCCCACAGTtactacatttaatatttagttaCCGTAAAATAGCGATAAATTGATAAGCGATCACATTCAAAGAGTTTTAAAAAACAATCAGAAATACGTTGTCTTGGTAAAATCTGATTTACTTATGTTTCATTTTTGATGGCATATGGCTAATACAAAGTTACCACAGATTTACTGTAGTATCTATGGTACTCTTAAAACAAAAGATACAACCAGGTTGAATGTGTGTTAGGGGTTGATACAAATCTGCAAAGTCATGTCAACTCATTAATGGTAGGTTTTTAATACCAATTCCCACAGCTTTATTGTAGTTGTTTCAATAATTATAGTAACTGTTGCACTTAAAAGTGGAAACCATGGTAACTGTATGTAAGGGGCTTGATACAATGTTACTGTTCTTGTtagcttttattaaaaaaaataccatggtaacCCTGCCATTTATTCCACGTTTACTACAGGTAATAATAGATTTACAGTAGTTTTAATGGAATTTTAAAGAAGAAACCATGCTTACCACGGTATGCAACAGGTCAGCTTTTACAGAATAAACTCTTAAAGTTACCATGGCCACCTGTCATCCCTTACAAAATTTAACCAtgattttactacaaataaacaaaaacaaataaatagtgtaacaacaaattaattatagttttgctacactaaccatagtttaatcATGATATTTGTAGTAAAATTACCCATGGTTACTACGGTGAACGTAACACTGAAAGTGTCATAAAGGTCACACAGGTGTAGAAATACAAACAACAGAAATAGATCAATCGGAGATCAAATTCAGGATCCATATTTCTTTAATATGATATCTTCCGATCGTGTAAGAGAGTTAAGAGTTAAGCTCAGTTTACCTTTTTGAACTGTGTTTGCCCCCGTGTCCTCCtcaccatcatcatcctcatcgcGGTCAGGTTCGTTTCTCTTACAGCAAACCGGCAGACAAACCCGGTAAAACGCCGGGCCGTTGACCCGCCGGCAGTCTCCTGCTTCAGCATCCGTATCCACTGCCACTTCTGCTCGAGTTTGCAACTCAATTTCCTCCCCAACGTCCCCATCGTCAACTTTATGACAAAGCACCCTGAAGTCGTCCGCTGTATAAGGGACAACAGATAAATCTGTGTCATTATTACTCATAGAGCCATTGCGCTGTCTAATATCACCCATGACAGAGGACAACAGCTGCTTGGCATACCTTGACCACGCGTCTTGACACACGGTTGCCTTCGGGTAGAAATGGTACCGAGCAACAAGTTAAATAATTAACCTTCCTTGTACAAAGAAAGAGGTGGTTGCGTTCCTCTG from Onychostoma macrolepis isolate SWU-2019 chromosome 12, ASM1243209v1, whole genome shotgun sequence encodes:
- the slc35g1 gene encoding solute carrier family 35 member G1; the protein is MGDIRQRNGSMSNNDTDLSVVPYTADDFRVLCHKVDDGDVGEEIELQTRAEVAVDTDAEAGDCRRVNGPAFYRVCLPVCCKRNEPDRDEDDDGEEDTGANTVQKEKKPACPGLGLLYALLASVFFSAAALLVKRIEGLHAIEISAIRCFFQMLFVMPAMIYYNTGFLGPRGMRIYLFFRGFLGSNAMILLYYAVLKMPLADATVIMFSNPVFTSLLAWIFLKERCTIWDIVFTVFTLTGVILIARPPFIFGGELSGIEGDYTNHIKGTVAAFAGAIGAACTMVILRKIGKSVHYYLSVWYYAVVGLIECVILLFILDEWTIPYCGWDRWMLMAIGLLGIAGQTFLTKALQIEKAGPVALMRTMDVVLAFILQFLFLNRKPTWWSLGGALCVISSTSGVAVRKWYNSTKNKS